One region of Vitis vinifera cultivar Pinot Noir 40024 chromosome 1, ASM3070453v1 genomic DNA includes:
- the LOC100244049 gene encoding multicopper oxidase LPR1: protein MMVMEKILLFHLLSLALLGAVVEATWSDDRLIKISQLKMFVDELPDMPKILGFDVVNGVPVSKSLQIGMFSKKWKFHRDLPPTRVFAYGTSNNTATVPGPTIEALYGVDTYVTWRNYLPSKHILPWDRTIPTAIPATKKGVPTVVHLHGGIDEPQSDGNANSWFTRGFRERGPTWTQKKYHYYNIQQPGNMWYHDHAMGLTRVNLLAGLIGAYIIRHPDIESPLGLPHGKEFDRPLMVFDRSFRTDGSIYMNRTGNNPSIHPQWQPEYFGDAIIVNGKAWPRLTVRRRKYRFRIINASNARFFEFFFTNGLRFIHVGSDSSYNKRPVMIKKILLAPSEIVDVIVDFSESKSDSAILANGAAYPYPSGDPVNKFNGNVMKFIIKRQREVDTSRVPKRLIKYPSPDLSNAAATRYIAMYEYTSPADEPTHLFLNGKPYEDPATETPKEGTSEIWNVINLTEDNHPLHIHLGLFVVLEQRKLVDVEKFKECMLKINNAVKCQISKYARGNITAVPAHEQGWKNVFKMTPGYVTKILVRFAYIHSNASYPFDASAEPGYVYHCHILDHEDNAMMRPLKFIK, encoded by the exons ATGATGGTTATGGAGAAAATTCTGCTGTTTCATCTCCTTTCTTTAGCTTTGTTGGGAGCTGTTGTAGAGGCTACATGGTCAGATGACAGACTGATAAAGATATCACAGTTGAAAATGTTTGTTGATGAGCTTCCAGATATGCCAAAAATCCTCGGTTTCGACGTTGTCAATGGCGTTCCAGTTTCCAAGTCCCTGCAGATTGGCATGTTTTCGAAGAAATGG AAATTCCACAGAGATCTCCCGCCGACCCGTGTATTTGCCTATGGTACTTCCAATAACACCGCAACGGTTCCTGGTCCAACCATCGAGGCCCTCTACGGAGTTGACACCTACGTGACGTGGCGAAATTACCTCCCATCAAAACACATCTTACCCTGGGACCGAACCATCCCAACTGCCATTCCCGCCACGAAGAAGGGCGTCCCAACGGTGGTTCATCTCCACGGTGGCATCGACGAACCCCAGAGCGATGGAAACGCCAACTCATGGTTCACCCGTGGCTTCAGAGAAAGAGGCCCCACCTGGACCCAAAAGAAGTACCACTACTACAACATCCAGCAACCAGGCAATATGTGGTACCATGATCATGCAATGGGTTTGACTCGAGTCAACCTTCTGGCTGGCTTGATTGGGGCCTACATCATCCGTCATCCTGATATTGAGTCCCCACTCGGACTCCCTCATGGAAAGGAGTTTGATCGACCCTTGATGGTATTCGATCGAAGCTTTCGCACCGATGGTTCCATCTACATGAATAGAACAGGAAACAATCCCTCCATTCATCCACAATGGCAGCCGGAGTATTTTGGTGATGCAATCATAGTCAACGGAAAAGCCTGGCCACGTTTGACAGTACGACGTCGTAAATATAGATTCCGCATCATCAACGCAAGCAACGCTCGCTTCTTCGAGTTCTTCTTCACCAACGGTCTACGATTCATCCACGTCGGCTCCGACTCATCTTATAACAAACGTCCggtcatgataaaaaaaatcctcctGGCCCCATCAGAGATTGTCGATGTGATTGTTGACTTTTCGGAGTCGAAATCCGATTCAGCTATTCTAGCAAACGGTGCGGCTTATCCCTACCCAAGTGGCGACCCAGTCAACAAGTTCAACGGTAACGTGATGAAGTTCATCATCAAGCGGCAACGCGAGGTTGACACGTCGCGGGTCCCGAAGAGATTGATAAAATACCCATCACCCGATTTATCCAATGCAGCAGCAACACGGTACATAGCAATGTACGAGTACACGAGTCCCGCCGATGAGCCAACCCATCTGTTTTTGAACGGAAAACCGTACGAAGATCCGGCGACGGAGACACCCAAAGAGGGGACCAGTGAGATCTGGAACGTGATCAATCTGACGGAGGATAATCACCCGCTGCACATCCACCTGGGGCTGTTCGTGGTGTTAGAACAGAGAAAGCTGGTGGACGTGGAAAAGTTCAAGGAGTGCATGTTGAAGATCAACAATGCCGTCAAGTGCCAGATAAGCAAGTATGCACGTGGCAACATAACAGCAGTGCCAGCTCACGAGCAGGGTTGGAAAAATGTGTTCAAGATGACGCCGGGGTACGTGACCAAAATACTGGTGAGATTTGCTTACATACACTCCAACGCATCGTATCCGTTCGATGCATCCGCAGAGCCTGGTTACGTGTACCATTGCCAC ATTTTGGATCATGAAGACAATGCGATGATGAGGCCCTTGAAGTTCATAAAATAA
- the LOC100854142 gene encoding uncharacterized protein LOC100854142: MLCWPVPNVLYVVGYALDRFAEGLWALQLVHQNRVGLVLDAAIEGELRLCHLQVADATRASLGLPVLEYIVTDTPLLVEKWVDPKSGQSTGRVKHPDSLPRAVQTLVNRTKVNAVAVVGCFLMKMLKTWMIIDKGWV; this comes from the exons ATGCTTTGTTGGCCCGTGCCAAATGTGCTATATGTTGTAGGTTATGCTCTTGATCGATTTGCAGAAGGCTTATGGGCATTGCAGCTAGTTCACCAAAATAGA GTGGGGTTGGTTCTTGATGCTGCAATAGAGGGGGAGCTTCGACTTTGCCATTTGCAAGTGGCTGATGCGACAAGAGCTTCCCTTGGATTGCCTGTTTTGGAATATATTGTCACTGACACTCCTTTACTG GTGGAGAAATGGGTTGATCCAAAGAGCGGGCAATCAACAGGGAGAGTTAAGCATCCTGATTCACTACCGAGAGCTGTGCAGACTTTAGTTAACCGAACAAAGGTAAATGCTGTTGCAGTGGTGGGATGCTTTCTGATGAAGATGTTGAAGACATGGATGATTATCGACAAGGGATG GGTATAG
- the LOC100266384 gene encoding multicopper oxidase LPR1, which translates to MMVMEKILLFHLLSLALLGAVVEATRSDDRLIKISQLKMFVDELPDMPKILGFDVVNGVPVSKSLQIGMFSKKWKFHRDLPPTRVFAYGTSNNTATVPGPTIEALYGVDTYVTWRNYLPSKHILPWDPTIPTAIPATKKGVPTVVHLHGGIDEPQSDGNANSWFTRGFRERGPTWTQKKYHYYNIQQPGNMWYHDHAMGLTRVNLLVGLIGAYIIRHPDIESPLGLPHGKEFDRPLVVFDRSFRTDGSIYMNRTGNNPSIHPQWQPEYFGDAIIVNGKAWPRLTVRRRKYRFRIINASNARFFEFFFTNGLRFIHVGSDSSYNKRPVMIKKILLAPSEIVDVIVDFSESKSDSAILANGAAYPYPSGDPVNKFNGNVMKFIIKRQREVDTSRVPKRLIKYPSPDLSNAAATRYIAMYEYTSPTDEPTHLFLNGKPYEAPATETPKEGTSEIWNVINLTADNHPLHIHLGLFVVLEQRKLVDVEKFKECMLKINNAVKCQISKYARGNITAVPAHEQGWKNVFKMTPGYVTKILVRFAYIHSNASYPFDASAEPGYVYHCHILDHEDNAMMRPLKFIK; encoded by the exons ATGATGGTTATGGAGAAAATTCTGCTGTTTCATCTCCTTTCTTTAGCTTTGTTGGGAGCTGTTGTAGAGGCTACACGGTCAGATGACAGACTGATAAAGATATCACAGTTGAAAATGTTTGTTGATGAGCTTCCAGACATGCCAAAAATCCTCGGTTTCGACGTTGTCAATGGCGTTCCAGTTTCCAAGTCCCTGCAGATTGGCATGTTTTCGAAGAAATGG AAATTCCACAGAGATCTCCCGCCGACCCGTGTATTTGCCTATGGTACTTCCAATAACACCGCAACGGTTCCTGGTCCAACCATCGAGGCCCTCTACGGAGTTGACACTTACGTGACGTGGCGAAATTACCTCCCATCAAAACACATCTTACCCTGGGACCCAACCATCCCAACTGCCATTCCCGCCACGAAGAAGGGCGTCCCAACGGTTGTTCATCTCCACGGGGGCATCGACGAACCCCAGAGCGATGGAAACGCCAACTCATGGTTCACCCGTGGCTTCAGAGAAAGAGGCCCCACCTGGACCCAAAAGAAGTACCACTACTACAACATCCAGCAACCAGGCAATATGTGGTACCATGATCATGCAATGGGTTTGACTCGAGTCAACCTTCTGGTTGGCTTGATTGGGGCCTACATCATCCGTCATCCTGATATTGAGTCCCCACTCGGACTCCCTCATGGAAAGGAGTTTGATCGACCCTTGGTCGTATTCGATCGAAGCTTTCGCACCGATGGTTCCATCTACATGAATAGAACAGGAAACAATCCCTCCATTCATCCACAATGGCAGCCGGAGTATTTTGGTGATGCAATCATAGTCAACGGAAAAGCCTGGCCACGTTTGACAGTACGACGTCGTAAATATAGATTCCGCATCATCAACGCAAGCAACGCTCGCTTCTTCGAGTTCTTCTTCACCAACGGTCTACGATTCATCCACGTCGGCTCCGACTCATCTTATAACAAACGTCCggtcatgataaaaaaaatcctcctGGCCCCATCAGAGATTGTCGATGTGATTGTTGACTTTTCGGAGTCGAAATCCGATTCGGCTATTCTAGCAAACGGTGCGGCTTATCCCTACCCAAGTGGCGACCCAGTCAACAAGTTCAACGGTAACGTGATGAAGTTCATCATCAAGCGGCAACGCGAGGTTGACACGTCGCGGGTCCCGAAGAGATTGATAAAATACCCATCACCCGATTTATCCAATGCAGCAGCAACACGGTACATAGCAATGTACGAGTACACGAGCCCCACCGATGAGCCAACCCATCTGTTTTTGAACGGAAAACCGTACGAAGCACCGGCGACGGAGACACCCAAAGAGGGGACCAGTGAGATCTGGAACGTGATCAATCTGACGGCGGATAATCACCCGCTGCACATCCACCTGGGGCTGTTCGTGGTGTTAGAACAGAGAAAGCTGGTGGACGTGGAAAAGTTCAAGGAGTGCATGTTGAAGATCAACAATGCCGTCAAGTGCCAGATAAGCAAGTATGCACGTGGCAACATAACAGCAGTGCCAGCTCACGAGCAGGGTTGGAAAAATGTGTTCAAGATGACGCCGGGGTATGTGACCAAAATACTGGTGAGATTTGCTTACATACACTCCAACGCATCGTATCCGTTCGATGCATCCGCAGAGCCTGGTTACGTGTACCATTGCCAC ATTTTGGATCATGAAGACAATGCGATGATGAGACCCTTGAAGTTCATCAAATAA
- the LOC100854116 gene encoding uncharacterized protein LOC100854116 isoform X1 — protein MLYWPVPNVLYVVGYALDRFAEGLWALQPVHQNRVGLVLDAAIEGELRLRHLQVADATRASLGLPVLEYIVTDTPLLVEKWVDPKSGQSTGRIKHPDSLPRAVQTLVNRTKGIDDLAGVEAVISHLVVKEFQIPCAHAPALSPFPLSLSLCPKSAAKEIGYTFLLCVLAGLSNAPQYVVKNSESLEKGCILASDVDSVILPMDACEGDGALAFARSKKDKMQPLIITVEENETVLNDTPEKYGIEVVKVANY, from the exons ATGCTTTATTGGCCCGTGCCAAATGTGCTATATGTTGTAGGTTATGCTCTTGATCGATTTGCAGAAGGCTTATGGGCATTGCAGCCAGTTCACCAAAATAGA GTGGGGTTGGTTCTTGATGCTGCAATAGAGGGGGAACTTCGACTTCGCCATTTGCAAGTGGCTGATGCGACAAGAGCTTCCCTTGGATTGCCTGTTTTGGAATATATTGTCACTGACACTCCTTTACTG GTGGAGAAATGGGTTGATCCAAAGAGCGGGCAATCAACAGGGAGAATTAAGCATCCTGATTCACTACCGAGAGCTGTGCAGACTTTAGTTAACCGAACAAAG GGTATAGATGATTTGGCAGGAGTGGAGGCAGTTATAAGCCATCTGGTGGTGAAGGAATTCCAGATCCCTTGTGCACATGCACCTGCATTATCTCCCTTTCCTTTGAGCCTATCACTGTGTCCAAAATCAGCTGCCAAGGAG ATAGGATACACATTCTTGCTATGTGTGCTTGCTGGCCTAAGTAATGCACCACAATATGTAGTCAAGAACTCTGAGTCTTTGGAGAAGGGTTGCATATTAGCAAGTGATGTTGATAGCGTCATTCTTCCTATGGATGCTTGTGAAGGAGATGGTGCTCTTGCTTTTGCCAGAAGCAAAAAGGACAAG ATGCAGCCACTTATTATTACTGTGGAGGAAAATGAAACAGTTCTCAATGATACACCGGAAAAGTACGGCATTGAAGTG GTCAAGGTCGCAAACTATTGA
- the LOC100854116 gene encoding uncharacterized protein LOC100854116 isoform X2, with protein sequence MLYWPVPNVLYVVGYALDRFAEGLWALQPVHQNRVGLVLDAAIEGELRLRHLQVADATRASLGLPVLEYIVTDTPLLVEKWVDPKSGQSTGRIKHPDSLPRAVQTLVNRTKGIDDLAGVEAVISHLVVKEFQIPCAHAPALSPFPLSLSLCPKSAAKEIGYTFLLCVLAGLSNAPQYVVKNSESLEKGCILASDVDSVILPMDACEGDGALAFARSKKDKVKVANY encoded by the exons ATGCTTTATTGGCCCGTGCCAAATGTGCTATATGTTGTAGGTTATGCTCTTGATCGATTTGCAGAAGGCTTATGGGCATTGCAGCCAGTTCACCAAAATAGA GTGGGGTTGGTTCTTGATGCTGCAATAGAGGGGGAACTTCGACTTCGCCATTTGCAAGTGGCTGATGCGACAAGAGCTTCCCTTGGATTGCCTGTTTTGGAATATATTGTCACTGACACTCCTTTACTG GTGGAGAAATGGGTTGATCCAAAGAGCGGGCAATCAACAGGGAGAATTAAGCATCCTGATTCACTACCGAGAGCTGTGCAGACTTTAGTTAACCGAACAAAG GGTATAGATGATTTGGCAGGAGTGGAGGCAGTTATAAGCCATCTGGTGGTGAAGGAATTCCAGATCCCTTGTGCACATGCACCTGCATTATCTCCCTTTCCTTTGAGCCTATCACTGTGTCCAAAATCAGCTGCCAAGGAG ATAGGATACACATTCTTGCTATGTGTGCTTGCTGGCCTAAGTAATGCACCACAATATGTAGTCAAGAACTCTGAGTCTTTGGAGAAGGGTTGCATATTAGCAAGTGATGTTGATAGCGTCATTCTTCCTATGGATGCTTGTGAAGGAGATGGTGCTCTTGCTTTTGCCAGAAGCAAAAAGGACAAG GTCAAGGTCGCAAACTATTGA